In Anolis carolinensis isolate JA03-04 chromosome 4, rAnoCar3.1.pri, whole genome shotgun sequence, the genomic window TTTGCAAGCCAAATTGGTATTATTTTAGCCTATATTATGGATGATCAGAATGTTTTTTAATGGAAGATAAGTAGTAACTGGTACAACATTTTTCTCAATGCCAAATTAAAGGGATATTTTCTCTATAATTTTGCAGCTCcagatacaacattttaaaaactcataTTTTCATTAAGTATAAGTTGGCCCTCCAGATCTGCAGATTTGACTTCTGCACATTTGATTATTCGGGaatgtgattaaaatgttctctttaggaatccctTGGTCTTTCAGTGCAATTTATACCATGGGAACCTAGATTCCTTATTCATGTCTTTTTTCACTTATACAAAGTTCAGGGCCCCTAATCCCAGTGATTGTGGAGGTTCTTAAATTAGTGGAGGATTAGGGCAATTTGAAGGCATCATTGGTGTCCCAAGCAGCTGATTATTGCTATGGATTTGGTCTTGAAAATCCAAGTAACATGTGGATGCATGGAGAGTCAGGTGTAAGCAACCATGCTTGGTGACTTTATGCAACATCATTTCTGGTCCTACAGGAAGTCTATTATGACAtcatttttttgtttccaaagtaCTTGCTTTATGGAGTTTGAACTAGAAGCTTCCAAACCATCAGTGTGCATGTGGGTTTTTACAATCATCAGCACTGCAGATGACTTAACATGAATGATGGATAACAGTTCAAAATGGGGGACTTTGGATGTTTATTTTTCCAGAGGACAGATGAATAAGAAAACTTCACTTGATTTGTTTTACCATTGTATAGGGAATGATGTCTCCAACCACACTTGATGCTTCAAGATGGGAATCCCTGGGCTGGTATACTGCAACACTGAAAGTCTGGATTCGTTTTATTTTTCTTCATGAATATACATCTTTTGTGGCTTGGTGGTTAATCTGTGtgcccatccttgtgggagtggCATTTGCCCTCATTGTATACATTGTAATAAGTGCAATTTCACTTTTTATGTTtatatacaagaaaataaataatgcaCCTGAAGACATGctcagcaaagtatgggataaacCAAGGCACATACTTTCATATCTCGGGGCTACATGTGGGAAGATTTTGCATGGtgagcaaagtttttttttaatacttatCTGAGGAACTCCTCTATTTGTATGACTGATCAGTGCTGATGAGAAGGTATGATACACTTCAATGGGAGTTTTCAAAACATCTCTTATTAAATCATATGGAAACTATATATGgagtttgttttcaaaaggtaCCTAATCCACATGAACCAATTTTACAGGAACCGAAAATGTGTTGAGAATATGCAATCTAAGTGATCTTGGTTATGCTTTCCTTATATATTCTTTCTGTGCCAAGCATCACATTTGCATATATCACAAAGATATTTATTCATTATAGAATTATTCAAGAAACAAATTTAGATTGGTACCTTTTGGCATGAATCTACCATTTAAAATACTTGCATTAAAGTAATTGCATTATACtacaaataatgttttattatttactagctgtgcccggccacgcgttgctgtggcaaagtggtggtggtattggttaaaaattgttgtgtaatttttatttgacatttgtattttttttattaattttattgtaagttatctttttatttattatattttattattttcttgtattatttttagttattttctgttattatagtattttattgtattaattttttagtgtttttaattatttttagtgttttattattattttttattgggttgctagaagaccaagttggaggagcttagccttctaactggcagcaattggataaaagcaattattcctctctctctaattaggactttatttttcttttctttctgttgtatcaacctagaggcgtggatgatgggttgtgttgtcaaatttcgaggttggggggcctgtagttttgttgttttgtgggtcgccgtgatgccatcactcttttatatatatagattatgctaCAGCAAGAATTCTCTTCTGTATAGTTAATTTTTCAATTAAAGGTCACTTTTCTGTTAACGCATATTCTTTTTTCtctacataatgaacacaataataTAATCCAGTCATAATTAAAAATGAGGTATTTTCATCATCATTTTCTTGTACATCTATAGTGTCCTTTACTATATATATGAAAATGGCAACTGGTTTACATATTTGTATCCTATGGCTGCTAGCAGTGTCACAATATCTTTCTTTTTTGTCTCCTACAAATTACTCTTACAGTACACCTCCTTTGTGTTTCCTGTTACAAAGGCCATATTTCAATTCTTGCCTCATCATCTTGTGTTGATAGACAGGTTCTATACTATAAGCAGCATGTAGCCCAACCAAACCTGTATTTGCCTAAATTGTCagtcttgggacctcatcacatggaattCCATAAGCCGGGGGACAATGAGGAAAACTGTCAGGCAGTGCCTCGCATCACCCCCTTACCACCACATGATGTTTCCCATCTGCCCCCGCCTTTATCCCATGCCGCCTTTGGCTTAGTCTATGAGATCATGGGTAgtcacccatgttctcagggctgtCTCCAGGGTGGAGCcttgccagaagtagccctgcctcATGGGATGGGCTCCGTTGGCCTCtgtcctggctgcatctcagcagtGTCCTACAACGGGGCTTCCCCCCtggtgatgaggtccttagtatcATTAATTTTGAACCTTTTTCTGGTTAGTGCTGAATATTTGAAAATTTATGTGGTTGATGCTGAATCCTTACCATTTTGTCAGCTTTTAACCCACACAGAAGACTGTATCATGATTACAGTATATCTTGGTTTCTTTGAAGCATGTTTCTTGTACCTCTCTTTATTTGGtttatttcatttctgtttttataTTTGCATTGGCAGAACCCTGTGAAAGCTTTCTTTTTACAAACAGCACAtgattttaaataaagaaataaagacatTTCCAGTCAGTACATCTCATATTACATAttaatattgaactacattttagcAATCCTGAAAAACTACACACACACTGAAACCTAAACTGCTATCAAAAAATTTACTTAGAACAGTGGAAATAAATAGAATTTACTCCTAAGTACCTAGATACATGATAGTGCTGCTAAGAAATTAAGTGAAATAAAAGCAGAATAGTAGGTTTGGTGGGAAAACCCTTGTTTCCCATATATAGTTTTCCATGTTTAATTTTAAGAAATTTTCAAGGAAAAAGTATTTCTCCTGAATTATGAGAATTTAGTAGCCAAAAGGATTGGATCCTTTTCTGACCTCAGGGCTCATATACATAGCTACCTAAATATTGAGCCAGTCTGAAGCATTGCTGTTTTGGACCAGGCCCAAATTTTGCAGATGACTTTACAATGCTTTGTTCCTAAACCATGTCAGTAGCAGGAGTGAAGTCCTGACCATCCTGTGGGTCCATGTGCAGTTCAGCCACACTGAATAGTgatctttaccttttacataaaTTGTCCAGACAACTCCTGGCCATCAGTAGGGACCTTTGGTGATGTCCCCATGACTTgggagagaggaaggggaaagggcAGAAGTGATCCCCTCCCCTATCCAAGTCATTTGTTTGCATCTACTGAAAATGGGAAAGGTGCCTAGTGCCCCAGTGCCCCTTGACTGCTACTGTTGTGGCAAATGACACAAAATATTGCCAtcccacgccccccccccccccaccctgatGCCATGGAGCACAGGGGAAATAGGAGGATGGCACTGGCCCATGTGAATAGCAGGACTGGTTCTAAATTAGAACCAGATCAGCTTTTCACACAACCCCGAAGTGCATAAATCCCCAACTTCTGTTATTATAGGCTAAAATTGGATTCACATTATGGTTATTAAAGTTATGATTATCCAGTTTTATTCCGTATTAAGGTCCAGAAGTTCCTGGATATCACCTAGATGCCCCAGGGTGACTTTTGTTCCAATTCAACTTTTTGGCCCATGTAGACTCTCCTCCAGTTCTCTACTATTTTCTCTACTATTGTATTTTTTCTACTGTGTTACGTTGTCTTATGTTTTGTGTTACTTTTTGTACTAAACAAGTTAATTACCTCTTGTGTTCTGTATTTTCTTTAGGTTATGAGATTATTGGAGTGGAGAATATACCAGAAGGACCTGGGattattgttttatatcatgGCGCTATGAGTTATGACTATAGTTTTTTTGCAAGTAACATGTTTCTACTGACAGGGAGAGTCTGTCATTCTGTGGTCGATAATAAGTTGTTTACTGTACCAGGTACTGTACTTCTACCTCCATATTTAAATGATAATATTGAACATTGTTTAAATTATGGAAAGTTATGATAACAAATCCAATTTTTGGTCCTTCAAGCCAAAGCCACTTAGTGGGGCAGGCATGACAATCTGGCAGGAGCTCACAGGGATGGGAAGTTCTTACTAGGCAGGTGGCAGTCACTGACTTATATAAGAGTTCATGAAAGTATGTAAGTCTTTATGTAAGTTGTATTGAGCCAATTTTTCTGTTCTTACTTTAGCCTTCACAAGGGATTTGTGTCAACACTTCAGCAGAACCTTGTGTTCAAAGCAATATATGACCATATTATTAGTGTGACATCGGTGATAGTGTTAACTCTGCATAGTTTGTGATctctcaaacaatgatggagaaTTATTGCCCAGTGGCTTGGATGTGGCCTGAGGAATTCCCCACCCAGTTCACATAATTTTCCTGCTATTTCTCTTAAAACCCTAGCTCCTTGCAAAAGGAAAGTTTTGTAGCAAGGAAAGCTGTTCACTCTTAAACATCCCATTGTGTTTTGGTACATATACTGGACCAACTCAAAAAATTACATCTGGATTCACCCACTTTCCTGTGGCCTCAATTACTTCATCTTTAGCCAAGCGCAGTGCTAATTTATTTCAGACCCCTTGCTGTGGCCCCAGCAACCTTTCCTAAAATGGAATTTTTCTAAAACCTTGTCCCGAGATTCATGAATTTTGCTAATTTGTTGCTTTGAGAAATATTATTCAGGGACTAAAATATATACTAAATTATATGAGATGGCTGTATTCAGCATAGTGGGCAAGATGTTTTGAAGACCTGATGGAAATACTTCACTTACTCAGCAGTTCAGTCTACATCAAGTGGTCCCAGTAGCTATCAGTTAACATATTGTAGGCAGTGCTTCTGTTTTAAATCAACTTTAGTGGGTTGGAGATTTTGTCACAGGAATTCACGAGACAAACTTTGAATGAAACTATCCATAGTGGATGAGTCCAAAGCTTTACATGATCTTTGGGTCATTTAAAGAGATTTTAAAGTCCATGTTGCTGCCCTTGCACTACTCTTCCAATTCACCAAGGCAGCTGAGTGCCAGATGGTATAATAGTAAACTAGCAGAAGCTTTGTTAAATTCAAACCACTCTCAGCCTAGGGGTATTCAAGATTATTTAGGGCTATCGTTATCTATTTTTCTGCTAACATAATAGCTGTTTCATGCCATTGAAAAATGTTTATACCTGACATAACTTAGTTCTTCAGTCACTCTGCCCGTCTTCTGCCTCTTTTTGACTCTTGTGTGTTGATCTCAGCCAGTCAGTTTTGTGACATTAGCAGATCAATTTGCCTCATGATTTCTGAGATCCAGTGGCAGCAAGAGGGTCATGCCATTATAAAGTAAATGCAGCTAACAGAAGACAATTTCAATGGGCACAAGATACTTGTTCCTGTTCTTAAACTCCTGCAACAAGAATAACAATAAGTCGGGCCAATTATTACTTAACCACTCACAGAGCATTTTTCTCATACATTGCAGCTGAATGGAAAACCACGTTCCTTCTCTTTATTCACTAAATAAGCCTCCTGATATTCCCAACACATAGAATATAATGCATTACTTAGAAGTAGGATGTCTTGACAAACACAATTCTATAAACAGGTACTCTgtgaaatgtttttcttttcatgaCATATTTTCACAGGTCTAAAAGGCTACTTAGAACTGTTTGGTTGCATTCCTGGCAGCAGAGCTAAAGGTGTTGAAATCCTGAAAAAAGGCCAGTTATTGGGGGTTGTACCTGGTGGAATGAAAGAAGCATTATTTGGTGACAACTACTATCAACTGATGTGGGGTAACCGTACAGGTTTCGCCCATGTGGCTTTAGAAGCTAAAGTGGTGAGTGATTGCTTGGTTCTATTTAATTCCTGTCTTAAAATTATGCTAGAAATCCACTGCAGTATGTAGGGGTGTGCATATATTTAATTACTGGAGAAATAAGAAAGTAAAATTTTAGTGGTGGTTAGGGAAGGCAGACAAATGGCAAGATTTGTCCCTGGTagggcagggaggggacttggggaaaactccctccctcctggcccgccCACCTCACTCCAGCCTGCCATGCGGCCCCCAACTaaaaaagtttacccatgcctggtctaaagtaAGGATGcaaaaatacattaataaaagATAGAAATGTGTAACGTAAATTCCAaggttaggaatttattttttgtCTCCTCCTAAAAACATAATTGAAAATTATTCAAGGTGAGAAATGTCTAATTCTTAGTCTTGGCAGTagcaacttttttttcttttctacttctccttttctttctggaCAACACTAGGAAGAACAGCTTCTTTTTTATGTTTTCCCACCACATCGGGTCAAATAATTCATAAGGGTTTCTGCTACATATACTAAACCATCAGGATGAGGGTGCATTGGcagtgtagaaataatgcaggttgacaccactataactgctattgctcagtgttatggaacctTGGGatgctatgattccatagcattgagccatgacagttaaagtggtatcaaaatgcattaatacCACAGTGGAAATGCAACCTCCAACTAATATTATAGCCCTACAGATACCTAGGGAGAATATGAATCCATTTTGACAGTTGCAAGTACTGAAAGTGTTGTACTGCTGCTATTAAAAATAGATTTGCTTGAatttaatgtcattttaaaaactaggctcttgtttgtttattttaattgttttgttttgttgtgggTTTTTGACCTTTTTACTGTAGAATACACTGAAGGAGACATTTATTTGTAGTAACAGCTTTATTAGGAATGGCAATGCCAAATTCTAGACATCTAAACTATTAGTGATCAGTGTTAACTGTCGGTAGTCTTTCATAACAAAATAATTGCTATAGTGAATCTGAAATACTTTTGTATTCCTCATCCATTCTTTCATCTTTTTTTAGCCCATCATTCCCATGTTTACACAAAATATTCGTGAAGTTGGCAGAACATTTGGGAATACACGTGAGTTTGACTTCTTAAattgcttcctgcattttcttgatGTTTCCTTTACAACTATTTTCCCAATCTGCTTGATAATCCTCATTTACATATTGCATGTCTCTTCACGGAGATATGTACAATGTTGTCAATTAGCTAGCAATGGCACTATGGCCATTTTCACTATGAGACTGAAAAACAGAAACACTTCTAATCAGACTCAAAATCAAGGATTTCCTACAGTAGAACTGCAttctatgacagtgtagattcatcctcCTACATCAGATTATCAGACACTCTGCAAGATTATCTAGGCCCGTTCACCCAATCTGAATATTTGGATTAAGAACTTACCTAGATAGGAGAGAAATGTGGCCTTGGGAAGCTTTAAAGCAGGAGTATCACCCATTTTCAGTACCTTATTGATTCCATATGCTTCCCCTACATATATCCATCCCCTTTCTGCTGTtttcccccttccccctccccctccctttcacCCCCTCTCTCAGGGAACATTCTGTATCATTATCTTCATCATTCTTTATCATTCAATTTATTTGCTTGATCGTGGTTCAGTTCATTGTATTTACTATTTCCCTTTACTTTGGCTATCAGTTCTTCTCATTTCCCTTCCCATTTCTCCCTAGGATATTcattaacatatttattttttcctaCTGATAATGTAATCTTGGAGCATGTAATCTGCTAAACTTTTCTACCATTTTTGAGTATCCCATTTCTTGTATTCTAGACCCGACCTTGCTAACTTTTAAGATCAGACTTGTTTGTGCTTTCAAAGTGATTAGGCCTAAGCCTGATGTGACCCTAAATACAAAATTTCCCCCTCAAACTAAAAAATAGTCAACAAAGATCCTTGATCCAGATTGGTACCCTGGTTTGTCAGCAGGGAGGATTTGATCCTATAACTGTATTGTGGACCATATCTGTATTTGGGCGTGATATATCAGCAAATTGCATAGAGAGAAAACTTCCCATTCATTTAAGTGGAAGCTTTTCCTCATTCAAATCAGGTCCATCAGACTAGACTATGGGGAATGTTGTAGAACTCTTCAActgcttttttttccatgtcaggagcaactggagttgcttctggagtgagataattggccgtctgcaaggacattgcccaggggacgcccggatgttttgatgttttaccatccttgtgggaggcttctctcatgtccccgcatggagctggagctgatagagggagctcatccacactctccccgggtgggattcgaacctggcagctttcaggtcagcaatccaaccttcaagtcacgaggcttttatcccctaggccatcggaggctccttcttcaacTGCTAACACTGCACTTGAGATGACATACATCCCAGCATTCATATGTAGTCTGGATCTTGGTTTATTTAATGCTTTTTCTTGGGTTGGATTGATACAATTCTTAAAATTCAAGGTGTTTGTCTCCAAAAGGAAACCAAAATCTTAAGTTATTTGGTTTACTCTGTAGGATTTACAAGATGGCTACATGACAAAACTCGATGGTTTTTCCTTCCCATTATTGGATACTTTCCTGTCAAATTACGTACATATCTTGGAGAACCCATCCCGTATGATCCGAACATAACTGCAGAAGAACTAGTACAAAAGGTAAGTGAACCTGCGTatgtaaatatgaatataaaatcaACTTGTgaataatattttccattttgtattatcTTCTGCATACTTATTTACATTTTTCTTGCTCAGTAGTGGACTTTATGTGTACTCCACCATGGGTGACCTTAATCTGCCCTCCATTCTGCACATATTCAACACATGTGTTGTCAAATTCTGGGTTCTCATGACATTCTTTCCTGCTGTTTGTATGACACTGTCAAATGTGATACTTAGAATCAAAACATATGTGTACATTCCAAAGGAAGACACAGAGGTCTGCAAAGCAATGCAAGATATATGTGGCTTTTCTGTGGCATATTAGCTTTATTTATTCTATCTCACATTTGTGCATgcatatacacaaacatatatgCCACTCCCCTTCCCCAAAAGCTGGGATTCAAAGCACATTGCAAAACTAAAAGAGGGAGCAcatataaatttaatttgtaaatgCGGTTAAACTATCTATAAAATTATGGATTAGAGTTACAAATGGCaaaagtccttttggggagatggggtgggttataaataaagtttattaataaAAGTGTTTAAAAATAATAGAGCACATAAATAATTGCCCTTTCTTTGTAGAGCAAATAATTCTTGAAAGTGCTATCATGAAATATAAAAGTTGTCATCTGTTGAGGAAGGACAGCAAGAAGTGAGCCCTTCTAGCATCCTCAGGGAAAGAGTTCCAAAGTCTGACATAACAGAAATACTCTCACAGAAAAGCTTTTGTGTACATTAGAGATCTATATACCTGAACCTAAACAGGTTTTTTCCTTTGACCTGAATTGCTTAAATAAAAATGGATCCATTTTGCTCAGCATATTTTTGATTTCTTAAGATAATACTGACAAAAGGAAGTTATTTAAAAAGACAAACACCACTTCTATTTAGGAAAACATTTATTATACCAAAATGTGTTACCTATACTCACGATCTGTTTGCATATATACAGCATATATACACCAAATAGACCTTAGCTTGTTTTCAcacatagaatgatagaatcatagaataatagagttggaagagaccacatgagccatccagcccagccgCTCATCATGCAAAAAACCCACAATCAAGACACCCTCAAAAATGGCAATCtagcctctctttaaaagcctacaaagaaggagcttccaccacactctgggcaaagagttccatgctgaacagctcttatggtaaggaagttcttcctaatgttcaaggggaatctcctttcctgtaatttgaactcattgcttcaagtcctagtctccagaacagtAGACAACAAACCTGCTCCccatctttaaaatatttaaacataggacctcttcacatgagaCCTTTTAGTCCCATTTTGCCACTTGTAATAATAGCGTGGATGGGGCCTGCCATACAATATCACACAACACACAGCAGGCCccacctgtcaggacccaggctgcagagcaccaataaccatgcgcagagaccagattctatctaatatctttattaagggaatatataaagtcaataaaaaccagtgaagaataaagttcagaagtagacctttcaggaaaggtcaaatatagtccaggaaatcaatgtccaatatgagatattagagtccaaagttataatccaataaccgaaacacacacttgccgagcaagtgtggggaaatgacagggtcctttagtccaatcgaggttgacaacaaggctggaaaacaaactagattcttggcaaacaagacttgatacgtggcaacaagaagcaagaagcaagaacgaggtccgaggcgaggtccgggaacaaggcaggcttggaactagaacaaggtccgtggcaaggtcctggaaacaaggaactggagtagcgtagtccacacacgatctcactcctgaagctgacgaattgactccgcaaggatctccttgcgggtaaacacctatataggatcttgttttcccgccaaggaacactttccctggggaacaagaagtgaaacccatactatgtccagatgcatgactccttaagatttcccaagggaaacaggcttaatcagctaattgtctggcagcgattctggcgcttcggcgattcgcctccctagcgcctctatctcgattataattatccttacgagagaacgggggagaattctgcccaaggcttgtttggctggcttctggagggcaaacatcctgcaggtgcaagggctccaattctggctgaaacggtgggaaaccaaagttttcctcttcgtctgccacaatagtactgggaacgggactacatggcccatgagacatcacaccacccacatttctcccaaagtggaggagaagcacTGAATGGCATTTCCTCCTCttctatggggaggaaagtgtattgGGTAGCTGCAAAGGAGTtatctgcactttcctcccctatTTGCCACACGCTGTCGcatgttgccaccctttctcccatctgatggggacagggacagggtgccaatgcatcttgtcccatccccaccgtatgatgggggaaggagagagggccCACGAGGCGCCACGAGCCACCCTGCATGCCTTCTCTTTTGCCGGCAATTGCCGGTGAAATACCATGGCTCGAAAGAGGTGTGAGGTCCATAGTAATGTCtactttcaaccttctcttctgcaagctaaacatacccagctctttaagccactcctcatagggcatggtctccagatctttgatcattttagttgtcctcctctggacacatttgagatttttttctttgtgaGAAGAAATGGAATGAATTCTAGCTTTa contains:
- the LOC100555153 gene encoding monoacylglycerol/Diacylglycerol O-acyltransferase; this translates as MMSPTTLDASRWESLGWYTATLKVWIRFIFLHEYTSFVAWWLICVPILVGVAFALIVYIVISAISLFMFIYKKINNAPEDMLSKVWDKPRHILSYLGATCGKILHGYEIIGVENIPEGPGIIVLYHGAMSYDYSFFASNMFLLTGRVCHSVVDNKLFTVPGLKGYLELFGCIPGSRAKGVEILKKGQLLGVVPGGMKEALFGDNYYQLMWGNRTGFAHVALEAKVPIIPMFTQNIREVGRTFGNTRFTRWLHDKTRWFFLPIIGYFPVKLRTYLGEPIPYDPNITAEELVQKTKTAIENIRDKHQKIPGSILRALSERFEKHHKEN